Proteins found in one Salinimonas lutimaris genomic segment:
- a CDS encoding YfiR family protein, with amino-acid sequence MKTCLALMLAGLLFHLPAKAELKKVDKLKAAYIVNFTRFISWPDNQTMPLRLCIQDNPELSHFMTRLIASKNKKTNPLQVVSLSVATACDIAFLNKPAPEYRDIMTSTMVISDNRSVNIHQAVFTFFEQDNRLRFEVTLANARALDLSVSSELLKVATIR; translated from the coding sequence ATGAAAACATGTCTGGCATTGATGCTGGCTGGTTTGCTGTTTCACTTACCGGCGAAAGCTGAACTAAAGAAGGTCGATAAGCTAAAGGCAGCCTACATAGTTAACTTTACCCGGTTTATCAGCTGGCCTGATAACCAGACTATGCCACTGAGGCTGTGTATTCAGGATAATCCTGAGCTGAGTCATTTTATGACTCGTCTGATTGCCAGCAAAAACAAGAAAACAAATCCGCTGCAGGTCGTGTCCCTGTCTGTGGCCACCGCCTGCGATATTGCGTTTCTCAACAAGCCTGCTCCTGAGTACCGTGACATAATGACCTCAACCATGGTAATTTCAGATAACCGGTCGGTAAACATCCATCAGGCTGTGTTCACTTTTTTTGAACAGGACAACCGATTGCGATTTGAAGTGACACTGGCTAACGCCAGAGCGCTGGATTTGTCTGTCAGTTCAGAATTACTCAAGGTGGCTACCATACGATGA
- a CDS encoding transporter, whose amino-acid sequence MRSLSFSLPALVASVCSGVVCAQSTPSEFAELSFQDLLDVDIQESSREQTGNWRMALQFKAVEFDGYMQGDSDLSLDEVLFTPGEEARTQSNFPVLPTVIDQFATIANLSYQYDWGLTVGVQLPFIRQLTDHISVVPGYDHFLISSDGIGDVVVNARWLAYATPEYRVWLGGGLSLPTGSIDETGDTPRAPGEQQLPYTMQIGSGTYDFPLEVSWQTLGAHSFTIALSAMIRSGTNDRHYRLGNNYEVSSRYRFQVSPVVGLQAGMDYRHTDAIHGQDDEITVPGNFAYPASITNPALYGGDKVSLMAGLSTQLGGGMTLSVDFSKPVYQHLNGPQPKEVWRAGIQLATMF is encoded by the coding sequence ATGCGTAGCTTGTCATTCAGTCTACCCGCTCTTGTTGCCTCTGTGTGTAGCGGTGTTGTTTGTGCCCAGAGTACTCCGTCGGAATTTGCGGAACTCAGTTTTCAGGACCTGCTGGATGTAGATATTCAGGAGAGTTCCCGGGAACAAACGGGAAACTGGCGCATGGCGCTACAGTTTAAAGCCGTAGAATTTGATGGCTATATGCAGGGCGACAGTGATTTGTCTCTGGACGAGGTGTTATTTACGCCGGGTGAAGAAGCCCGTACACAGTCTAATTTTCCGGTACTACCCACAGTAATCGACCAGTTTGCCACCATCGCAAACCTTAGTTATCAGTATGACTGGGGACTGACCGTGGGTGTGCAGCTGCCGTTTATCCGTCAGTTAACCGATCACATCAGTGTGGTACCCGGTTATGACCATTTTTTGATCAGCTCCGATGGCATTGGGGATGTTGTAGTCAATGCCCGCTGGCTGGCCTACGCGACACCCGAATACCGAGTCTGGCTGGGTGGCGGACTTAGCCTGCCCACCGGTTCAATTGATGAAACCGGTGATACACCCAGAGCGCCCGGTGAGCAGCAGTTACCGTATACGATGCAAATTGGTTCTGGTACGTATGACTTCCCGCTTGAAGTCAGCTGGCAAACCCTGGGTGCTCACAGCTTTACTATTGCCTTATCGGCGATGATTCGCAGCGGTACCAATGATCGCCACTATCGGCTTGGCAACAATTACGAAGTAAGCAGCCGCTATCGGTTCCAGGTCAGCCCGGTTGTTGGCCTGCAGGCAGGCATGGATTACCGTCATACCGATGCTATTCACGGTCAGGATGATGAAATCACGGTACCGGGAAATTTTGCCTATCCTGCCAGTATCACTAATCCGGCTTTGTACGGCGGTGATAAAGTCAGTCTGATGGCCGGTTTGTCCACGCAGCTGGGTGGTGGCATGACCCTGTCTGTTGATTTCAGCAAGCCGGTATACCAGCATCTTAACGGCCCGCAGCCTAAAGAAGTATGGCGGGCCGGCATCCAGCTGGCAACGATGTTTTAA
- a CDS encoding zinc-binding alcohol dehydrogenase family protein, whose protein sequence is MLAFGYKQASETPHEGSIMPTNMAKPVPAGRDLLISVRAISVNPVDTKIRRTVSPQPDEFKVLGWDAVGIVEQTGHDCSLFNVGDRVFYAGDISRAGSNAEYQLVDERIVGKAPQRLNDAQAAALPLTALTAWELLFSRLQVPADEQGAGQSILIVGAAGGVGSIMIQLAKQLTSLNVIATASRPETRQWVKELGADVVVDHSHALDEQLARQGVESVDYVASLTHTDQHFEACVSILKPQGKFGLIDDPASISIGALKRKSISLHWEFMYTRSLFNTPDIQEQHTILNRVAELVDNQTLTTTLGEHLGVINADNLIKAHQIIESGKAKGKLVLEGFELVPGVK, encoded by the coding sequence ATGCTTGCTTTTGGATACAAACAGGCCAGCGAAACCCCTCACGAGGGCAGCATTATGCCCACGAATATGGCAAAACCGGTACCGGCTGGCCGGGACTTGCTGATCTCAGTCAGGGCTATTTCCGTGAACCCGGTTGATACCAAAATCCGGCGGACGGTGTCGCCCCAGCCTGACGAGTTTAAAGTGCTGGGCTGGGATGCTGTTGGCATCGTGGAGCAGACCGGTCATGACTGCTCACTGTTTAATGTTGGCGACCGGGTGTTTTACGCCGGAGATATCTCCCGGGCCGGTAGTAACGCAGAGTATCAGTTGGTGGATGAGCGGATTGTGGGCAAGGCTCCCCAACGTCTGAATGACGCCCAGGCTGCCGCATTGCCGCTGACTGCGTTAACCGCCTGGGAGCTACTGTTTTCCCGGCTTCAGGTGCCAGCGGATGAGCAGGGCGCTGGGCAATCCATTTTGATTGTCGGGGCTGCTGGCGGGGTGGGATCAATCATGATCCAGCTGGCTAAACAGCTGACGTCACTTAATGTCATCGCGACCGCCTCACGACCTGAAACCCGGCAATGGGTGAAAGAACTGGGGGCCGATGTGGTGGTGGATCACAGTCATGCACTGGACGAACAGCTGGCCAGGCAGGGCGTTGAGTCGGTTGATTATGTTGCCAGTCTGACCCATACCGATCAGCACTTTGAAGCCTGTGTGAGTATCCTTAAACCCCAGGGCAAATTCGGGCTTATTGATGATCCTGCATCCATCAGTATTGGTGCCCTGAAACGCAAAAGTATTTCCCTGCACTGGGAGTTTATGTATACCCGTTCACTGTTTAATACGCCAGATATACAGGAGCAGCATACGATATTAAACCGGGTCGCCGAACTGGTGGACAATCAGACTCTGACTACAACGCTGGGTGAGCATTTAGGCGTTATTAACGCCGACAACCTGATTAAAGCCCACCAGATAATAGAGTCAGGAAAAGCAAAGGGGAAACTGGTACTTGAAGGTTTTGAGCTTGTTCCGGGGGTCAAGTGA
- a CDS encoding histone deacetylase family protein, with translation MSASIPLVFHPIYSQLDLPVRHRFPIEKYQGIHDALLVRGISADAFTRPAPLSVASLKAYYDHDYVDQLTAGTLDAKAMRRIGFPWSEQLIQRTLTAVGGTCLTAELALEHGIALNLTGGYHHAFADFGSGFCLFNDLYLAARTMQQQPGIDHVLIIDCDVHQGDGTALLAAGDSSVFTLSIHGEKNFPFRKQHSDLDIELPKGCEDEAYLTALEEALQLAFRCFSPDAVIYDAGVDVHKNDDLGHLHISTAGVLARDCMVFETCRQRGLPVAAVIGGGYQRDIDALVDVHLQLYRAAGVIA, from the coding sequence TTGTCGGCATCAATACCACTGGTTTTTCATCCTATTTATAGTCAGCTGGACTTACCGGTGCGCCATCGGTTTCCGATTGAGAAGTATCAGGGAATTCATGATGCCCTGCTGGTGCGGGGTATATCTGCGGATGCCTTTACCCGGCCAGCACCGCTCAGTGTGGCCAGCTTAAAAGCGTATTATGATCATGACTATGTTGACCAGCTGACCGCCGGCACTCTGGATGCAAAAGCCATGCGACGGATTGGTTTTCCCTGGTCTGAGCAATTGATTCAGCGGACCCTGACCGCGGTGGGGGGCACTTGTCTGACCGCCGAATTAGCCCTTGAACACGGCATCGCGCTGAACCTGACCGGTGGCTATCATCATGCCTTTGCCGATTTTGGCTCCGGATTCTGCCTGTTTAACGATTTATACCTGGCCGCCAGAACCATGCAGCAACAGCCGGGCATTGACCATGTACTGATTATTGACTGCGATGTGCACCAGGGAGATGGGACGGCCCTGCTGGCGGCCGGGGATTCATCCGTATTTACCCTGTCCATTCATGGCGAGAAAAACTTTCCGTTTCGTAAACAGCATTCTGATCTGGATATCGAGCTGCCTAAAGGGTGTGAAGATGAGGCATATCTGACAGCGCTGGAAGAGGCGTTACAGCTGGCATTTCGCTGCTTTTCACCGGATGCGGTGATCTATGATGCCGGGGTGGATGTGCACAAAAATGATGATCTGGGTCACTTACATATCAGCACCGCCGGCGTACTGGCCCGGGATTGCATGGTATTTGAAACGTGCCGGCAACGGGGCTTGCCGGTGGCAGCTGTGATTGGTGGCGGATATCAGCGTGATATTGATGCGCTGGTGGACGTGCACCTGCAGCTTTACCGCGCCGCAGGTGTGATTGCCTGA
- a CDS encoding phospholipase A yields MLKPLLFAAGLGLCSAPVFAQQSAEQDSSTTEQAKDAPSMLSNRFEADREAMDNLFVITQHRPNFILPITYVTNPNSLGNEDLSPDNVDNKEAKFQLSVKLPLYTHRDSADGLYFGFTLTSFWQLYNSEVSKPFRETNYEPEVFYMQEADITVLGYDFNAFQVGFNHMSNGQSGLRSRSWNRLFTTFLFSDQDDIYYLKAWYRIPEDEKADPLEPTGDDNPNIQDYYGRVELGYGRRLGNFKMLAKLRNNLNFGTNRGSIELNLTYPLSDRYELLVQYFNGYGDSLIDYDRSQERVGIGFQLIFL; encoded by the coding sequence TTGTTGAAACCTTTGTTATTCGCCGCCGGGCTGGGCCTGTGCAGCGCTCCGGTGTTTGCACAGCAATCCGCAGAGCAGGACAGTAGTACCACTGAACAGGCCAAAGATGCACCCAGCATGCTAAGCAATCGCTTTGAAGCAGACCGCGAAGCAATGGACAATCTGTTTGTGATAACCCAGCACCGGCCTAATTTTATTTTGCCAATTACCTATGTGACTAATCCCAATTCACTGGGCAATGAGGATTTATCGCCAGATAACGTAGATAACAAAGAAGCCAAGTTTCAGCTCAGCGTAAAGCTGCCTTTGTACACCCATCGTGACTCCGCCGATGGCCTGTATTTCGGGTTTACCCTCACCTCCTTCTGGCAGCTTTACAACAGCGAGGTTTCCAAGCCATTTCGTGAAACCAATTATGAGCCTGAAGTATTTTATATGCAGGAAGCCGATATCACAGTGCTCGGATACGACTTTAATGCTTTTCAGGTAGGCTTTAATCACATGTCCAATGGCCAGAGTGGCCTGCGCTCGCGCAGTTGGAACCGGTTATTCACCACCTTTTTGTTTTCTGATCAGGATGACATCTATTATCTGAAAGCCTGGTACCGGATCCCGGAAGATGAAAAAGCCGACCCATTAGAACCGACCGGTGATGATAACCCTAACATTCAGGATTATTACGGCCGGGTAGAACTGGGTTACGGGCGTCGACTGGGTAATTTTAAAATGCTGGCTAAACTACGCAATAATCTGAATTTTGGCACTAACCGGGGCAGCATCGAGCTGAACCTGACGTATCCGCTCTCCGACCGCTATGAATTACTGGTGCAGTATTTTAATGGTTACGGTGACTCGCTGATTGATTATGACCGCTCTCAGGAGCGTGTTGGTATTGGCTTTCAGCTGATTTTTCTCTGA
- a CDS encoding MBL fold metallo-hydrolase, with protein MQVTFFGVRGSIPTPGSDFVRYGGNTACVHVELADNTDIVLDAGTGIRQLGKQLLHKNTPIHLLLSHNHWDHIQGFPFFSPIFQEDRKIIITPGQTTLAEDDQILRQMRGSVFPVPPSALLSDIEFFSPRGDEWQIASAQVTRLPLNHPGKGSAYAIVADGKKVVYMTDNELYPPYKKETDFLAFVEFAQGADLIIHDAQYMISDMPEKSGWGHSVAEEAVKLAMACRAQRLALYSHDPERTDDDIDKVLAHCHDYIASVEAPLVLEAAAEGLTIQL; from the coding sequence ATGCAGGTAACATTTTTCGGTGTGCGTGGCTCTATCCCCACACCGGGAAGCGATTTTGTACGCTATGGCGGGAACACCGCCTGCGTACATGTCGAACTCGCTGATAATACGGATATTGTTCTGGATGCCGGTACAGGTATCCGCCAGCTGGGTAAACAGCTGCTTCACAAAAACACCCCTATTCATCTGTTGTTGTCACACAATCACTGGGACCACATTCAGGGTTTTCCGTTTTTCTCCCCTATTTTTCAGGAAGATCGCAAAATTATCATCACGCCCGGGCAAACTACCCTGGCCGAAGATGATCAGATTTTGCGGCAGATGCGCGGCTCTGTATTTCCGGTTCCGCCCAGTGCACTGTTATCCGACATTGAGTTTTTCAGCCCCCGCGGTGATGAATGGCAGATTGCATCAGCACAAGTCACCCGCCTGCCACTGAATCATCCGGGTAAAGGCAGTGCCTATGCCATTGTGGCCGATGGTAAAAAAGTGGTGTACATGACCGACAACGAGCTGTATCCGCCGTATAAAAAAGAAACGGACTTTCTGGCTTTTGTGGAATTTGCCCAGGGCGCAGACTTAATTATTCATGATGCACAGTATATGATTTCCGATATGCCGGAAAAATCTGGCTGGGGTCATTCTGTTGCAGAGGAAGCGGTGAAACTGGCCATGGCCTGCAGGGCACAACGTCTGGCTCTGTACAGCCATGATCCGGAACGCACCGATGATGATATTGATAAGGTCCTTGCCCATTGCCACGACTATATTGCCTCGGTAGAAGCGCCCCTGGTACTTGAGGCAGCCGCCGAAGGACTGACCATACAATTATAA